The genomic DNA TCCCTGGAACAAACTGCGAAAGAGATACAAAATACGCTTTTGATAAACTAGGCTGCCAAACTGAAGTTATCTGGCACAAAGATACCACTATAAACGCTGATCTTATAGTCTTGCCTGGCGGTTTTAGCTATGGAGATTATCTAAGAACTGCAGCTATTGCTAAATTTAGTCCAGCTATGAACGCTGTCAAAGCCCACGCTGATAAAGGTGGCTTGGTACTAGGTATCTGCAACGGTTTTCAAATGCTTTTAGAAACCGGTCTGTTAGAAGGTGCTATGAGAAGAAATGAAAATATGAGCTTCATAAGCAAATTTCATCATCTAAAAGTCATCTCAAACAACAATAAATTCTTATCAAAACTAAATAATAACGATATAGTCGATATCCCTATCGCTCATGGCGAGGGCAACTACTACACTGACGCTGATACGCTCAAAAAGCTATATGACAATGACCAAGTTATCTTAAAATACTGCGATGAGCTTGGAAATCTATCAAATGCAAACGGCTCAGTCGATTGTATCGCTGGAATTTGCAACAAAAACAAAAACGTTTTTGGACTTATGCCACACCCTGAACGCGCCATAGAGCCACTACTTGGAAGCGTTGATGGATTAAAAATGCTAGAAGGTTTGATTTGCTAAAACTTCTCTTATTCATATTTTTTATTAGCTCTCTAATCGCTCAGCAAGAAGTAAGTGTATTTGGCAACCAAAGCACTCCTGAGCCTAAAAGACAGATAACAGCTGGAGAAATTGGGAAAATAGCCCCAACTGATGAGCCAGACTATTTAAGAGATAATAAAGAGATTTATCAACAAGTCGAGCTAAACGAACTAAAATTACAAACATCAAAAACTCCAAGATCTGTCTATGTCTACCAAACTTTTAGCATAAATCTCAAAGCAGACACCGAACAAAATCTAAATTTTGACCTAAATTTGACTGCGAATTTAGACGGCATAACATGGCTAAATCCAAAGCCAAACTGGAATGAGATAAAAAAAGGCATTTATGAAACCACATTGTGGTTTGAAGCAAATAACACAAATGCGAGCATAGATAAACTAACTCTTACTCTAAATAGAAATGGAGCTTTTTTTCAAGATGCCAGCATAAAACCAAAGCTTCCTTTGATAAAAAATCTCAAATTTGATCCAAATTTTAGTTTTGTTGTAGCAGACGCTCTTGATGTAAAAAAGATCAAAAGCTCTAAATTTGATGATTTAAGCAACTTAATAACCATAGAATTAGAAACAAAAAACGGAAATCTTAACTCATTTGCGATACCAAAAGAGTTTAAAAAACAAGGTATTGAGTCTATAAAAGGCGATTATTTAAGCCAAAATGGTAATTATTTTATCATCGCTGACACTGATGTAAAAGAGATAGAGTTTAGCTATTTTAATCTCAAAAGTTCTAAATTTGAGAGCTTCAAGCTCCCAGTCAAAGTAGAAATAGACGACCTAAGCACTCAGGTAAATTTAAACCCAAAAGAGAGCGAGTTTGAGCTATATAAAGATATAAGCATATATGCTTTGATAGCAATTTTCTTGCTATTTTTTATATTTAAAAGAAGCTATTATTCGCTAGTTTTAGCCATAGCTTTTGGCGGATATACTTTTTATGATAGTAAGCCATTTAGCGATGGAATGCTTGAGATAAACTCAGAAGTCAGGATTCTTCCGACACCAAATTCGACTATATTTTATGTATCCAAAGCATCACAAAAAGTCAAAATAATGTCAAAAAATGACACTTATACAAAGATTATTTTATCAGATAAAAAAATCGGTTGGGTAAAAAATGAAAATATTAAATAAATTAATAGCAGTTCTTATTGCCATAGAGCTAATCTTAAGCATAGCTATAGTCGTTTTACTCATGGCTATTTTCAACAAACAAAATAGAGCCATAAGAAGAGCTTGGGCGAAGCTTCAAAAAGTGGTTATGGGATATAAAATAGAGGTCTTTGGCAAGCCTAATAGAGAGGCAAATTTACTCATCATAAATCACCAAAGTATGCTTGATATAGTGGTTCTTGAGGATATACACCCTGCAAATTTAGCTTGGATCGCCAAAAAAGAGATAGGCTCTATCCCTATTCTTGGCAAAATCCTTTCACTACCAAAAATGATCCCACTAGATAGAAGCAACCCAAGAGCCATCACAAAACTCATAAAAGATGTCAAAGATAGAGTAGAAAATGACAGAGTTGTAGCTATGTTTCCAGAAGGTACCAGAGGCAGAGGCGATAAGCTTTTGAAGTTTCAAAGTGGCGCTAAAATCATGGTTTCAAAGCTAAACTTAAAAGTCCAACCAGTTCTCATAATCGGCTCAAAAGACATATTAGACACTAAAAACTTCTCAGCTAATATTGGCAAAACTCTAAAGATTTTCTATCTCGATATGATTGATACCACTGACGAAAACTGGCTTGAAAACACTAGAGCTAAAATGCAAGAGTTACTAGATCAAAATTTATGAGCCTTATAAGTATTATTTGCATAGGAAGTGGCGGATTTATCGGGGCTGTTTTGAGAGCCTTATCTAACGCCCTTGTAGCAAAAATATTTCCAAATTTAGCATTTCCGCTTGGCACACTTTTTGTAAATGTGCTTGGTGGGTTTTTGATAGGTTTTATCCTAAGTCTTGCTTCATCCCTGCCACTAAATCCAAATTTAAAATCATTTTTAGTCACTGGAATACTTGGTGGGCTTACTACATTTTCCACTTTTACATACGAAAATATGCTACTTTTAAACTCTGGAAATTTTTTGAATGCGTTTTTGAATATCTTTTTAAATGTAGTTTTATGTATCATATTTTGCTATATCGGAGCAAATTTAGCCAAATTTATATTTTGATAAACTTGATAGTATTATTATCAAGTTTTCTAAATTTATATTGAC from Campylobacter iguaniorum includes the following:
- the purQ gene encoding phosphoribosylformylglycinamidine synthase subunit PurQ, producing the protein MKVAIVNFPGTNCERDTKYAFDKLGCQTEVIWHKDTTINADLIVLPGGFSYGDYLRTAAIAKFSPAMNAVKAHADKGGLVLGICNGFQMLLETGLLEGAMRRNENMSFISKFHHLKVISNNNKFLSKLNNNDIVDIPIAHGEGNYYTDADTLKKLYDNDQVILKYCDELGNLSNANGSVDCIAGICNKNKNVFGLMPHPERAIEPLLGSVDGLKMLEGLIC
- a CDS encoding SH3 domain-containing protein, translating into MLKLLLFIFFISSLIAQQEVSVFGNQSTPEPKRQITAGEIGKIAPTDEPDYLRDNKEIYQQVELNELKLQTSKTPRSVYVYQTFSINLKADTEQNLNFDLNLTANLDGITWLNPKPNWNEIKKGIYETTLWFEANNTNASIDKLTLTLNRNGAFFQDASIKPKLPLIKNLKFDPNFSFVVADALDVKKIKSSKFDDLSNLITIELETKNGNLNSFAIPKEFKKQGIESIKGDYLSQNGNYFIIADTDVKEIEFSYFNLKSSKFESFKLPVKVEIDDLSTQVNLNPKESEFELYKDISIYALIAIFLLFFIFKRSYYSLVLAIAFGGYTFYDSKPFSDGMLEINSEVRILPTPNSTIFYVSKASQKVKIMSKNDTYTKIILSDKKIGWVKNENIK
- a CDS encoding lysophospholipid acyltransferase family protein, whose translation is MKILNKLIAVLIAIELILSIAIVVLLMAIFNKQNRAIRRAWAKLQKVVMGYKIEVFGKPNREANLLIINHQSMLDIVVLEDIHPANLAWIAKKEIGSIPILGKILSLPKMIPLDRSNPRAITKLIKDVKDRVENDRVVAMFPEGTRGRGDKLLKFQSGAKIMVSKLNLKVQPVLIIGSKDILDTKNFSANIGKTLKIFYLDMIDTTDENWLENTRAKMQELLDQNL
- the crcB gene encoding fluoride efflux transporter CrcB, which codes for MSLISIICIGSGGFIGAVLRALSNALVAKIFPNLAFPLGTLFVNVLGGFLIGFILSLASSLPLNPNLKSFLVTGILGGLTTFSTFTYENMLLLNSGNFLNAFLNIFLNVVLCIIFCYIGANLAKFIF